TTAAAATATTGAAACGTATATACCCTATTTTCACTACCTATGGGTGTTACTGCATTATTATCATAATACGCAATATCTGCCAAACGATCTACGGTGTGTTTCCCTGCGTAAAACCCTAAACTATAACTATCTGATTTGTTAGGTGTAAATTCTACATTGAAACGCCCGTTATAACTAATATCATCAAAACTACGTTCTCCGTCTGACGGTAAAAATGTTTGCTTGTTTTCTGCTTGATTGATGATAAAAACATCTCCTTCTCTTCTACCTGTTTTATCATTGCGCTGGTAACTAGCACCCGCAGAAATATTCCAATGATCAGTACGTTTATTTAAGGTAGCATCAATTCCGTAGCGTTGTGCTGCTTCTTGAGTGTCATAATCTTGAATAGAAGGAAAACCTCCGCGAAGGTTAATCTGGGTAAACACGCCGTTCGTGGCACCCTTTTTTGTAATAATATTTATAATCCCCCCTTACCTTCTGGATCATACTTTGCGGAAGGCGCAGTAATTAACTCTACCGATTGTAACGCATTTGCAGGGAGCTGAGCCAAGATAGCAGTAGCATCACCTTGGGTAGGCTTTCCATTGATAAGAACCGCAAAACCTTTGCTACCGCGAACACTAATTTCGCCAAGGCCATCTACAGCAACCGATGGAATATTTTTAATCATAGCAATAGCTTTCCCCCTTGACTGTTTTGAAATTTCTTAGGGTCAAATACCTGACGGTCTATCTTATGAATAACTGTGGCTCTTTCTCCTTGAATGACCACTTCGTTTAATTGGTTTCCAAGGATTAAACCTACAACTCCTATATCGTAAACAGGATTACTTTTTGTAATCACAATATTGGAAGTGATTTTGGGAGTGTACCCCAGAAATGATACTTCTAAATAATAAGTTTCTGGCGAGATATTATTGAGAACAAAACCACCCTCTTGAGAAGTAATTACCCCAGTTACTAAAACACTATCTTTTTGAGTATAGAGAGCAGCAGTAGCATATTCCAAAGGCTCATTAGTATTTACGTCTACTATTGTTCCTGTTATTTGGCCTGTTATACACTGCGACATCAGTATAAAATATAAGCATAATACGTTAAGTAGTATTTTCATGAAGTAGTCTTGGTTATTTATAGAAAGCTACAAATCTAGATGCCTGCCCTCCTTTTCTGTGGTGTATTTGAATAAGAAATGGTTTATACTTCTAACACAGCATTTTTGCGGTATTGCAGGGGTGTTAAAGAAACATACCTTTTAAAATATTTTGTAAAATGAGACGTGTCTTTAAACGATAAATCATAGGCAATGGCATTAATAGATTTGTTGGTATATATCAATTGCCTTTTTATTTCCTTAATCATATGAATGGCAATTACATCAGAAGCTGTTTTACCAAAAGCTTTCTGAGATAGCACATTAAGATTTTGAGCACTTGTGTGTAATAAGCCTGCATAATACGAGACACTATTTACTAATTTTTCTGACAAAAAATTTAAAAATAAGACCGATTTATCCGTCGTTTCTGCTTGTGAAGCATCAGCGTAACTCACCATCTTAGCAAGAATTGCTTTTAAACCGCCTTCAATAACCTGTTGCAGCACTACTTTTTGATTCATTTCCCAAGTCAAGGCAGAAAATAATGCGAATAATGAAAAATCATTTTCGTCTGCCTGTATACATTGCGAGCTTGTTAATTGTAGTAATTGCTTAGGAATGGTATCGTCTAAACTATGTGCTAAAAATGATTCCTTTATCAATATAACATAGCCCACAGGTTCTGAAGTTATTTCCCAATGGTGGACTTCTTCTTTTTTAATGAAAAAAATAGAATGCGGAGTAATTTCAAATTTCTCGAAATCTAAATAGTGAGCACCAGTACCTTTTATAAAGTAGACAATTTCTAAATACTTATCATGCTTATGAGGGCTTGTATATCGCTTCTGAACATCAAAAGGAACAATTTTAATACTTTCCGTACTAGAGATCTTATTGTATTTTTTAATTTCTTTTTCGTCCATTTTCATATCAATGTCACACTAAAACCAATTTACATTCTATACCACGTATACTACTTAAACGCAGGCTCCTATCTTATTTTTCGGTACTAAATATACTCTTGACAATCCTAATAAATGTATTTTTTACACTTAATTATTTGTTAAATAATCACAAAAAAGAATGAACGTTCATTTTTTATAATACCTTTGTATAAGAATTTAAGCATCATGGCAAAACTTCAAAAAAGTAAAGATAAAAGAGAAGCTTTAGTAAAAGCTACCATCTGTTTGGTAAATAATGATGGTTTCCATGCTGCTCCAATGTCAAAGATTGCCAAAATGGCAAATATATCTCCTGCTACAATTTATTTGTTTTTTGAAGGCAAACAAGATTTAGTAAACCAAGTATATATAGAAGTAAAAGCTTCTTTTTCGGACTATGCATTTGAAACATTTACGGATGACATGGACGTTGAGGCTGGATTTGAGTTAATCTGGAAACGCATTGCACATTTTAAATTAAAAGAACGCGAGGAGGCTATGTTTTTAGCACAGTGTGACAATACTCCTATGATTGATGAACCTAGCCGTAAAGAGGGTATTAAACACTTACAACCCTTATTAGATTTATGGC
This genomic stretch from Cellulophaga algicola DSM 14237 harbors:
- a CDS encoding helix-turn-helix domain-containing protein — translated: MDEKEIKKYNKISSTESIKIVPFDVQKRYTSPHKHDKYLEIVYFIKGTGAHYLDFEKFEITPHSIFFIKKEEVHHWEITSEPVGYVILIKESFLAHSLDDTIPKQLLQLTSSQCIQADENDFSLFALFSALTWEMNQKVVLQQVIEGGLKAILAKMVSYADASQAETTDKSVLFLNFLSEKLVNSVSYYAGLLHTSAQNLNVLSQKAFGKTASDVIAIHMIKEIKRQLIYTNKSINAIAYDLSFKDTSHFTKYFKRYVSLTPLQYRKNAVLEV
- a CDS encoding TonB-dependent receptor plug domain-containing protein → MIKNIPSVAVDGLGEISVRGSKGFAVLINGKPTQGDATAILAQLPANALQSVELITAPSAKYDPEGKGGL
- a CDS encoding carboxypeptidase regulatory-like domain-containing protein produces the protein MSQCITGQITGTIVDVNTNEPLEYATAALYTQKDSVLVTGVITSQEGGFVLNNISPETYYLEVSFLGYTPKITSNIVITKSNPVYDIGVVGLILGNQLNEVVIQGERATVIHKIDRQVFDPKKFQNSQGGKLLL
- a CDS encoding TetR/AcrR family transcriptional regulator — encoded protein: MAKLQKSKDKREALVKATICLVNNDGFHAAPMSKIAKMANISPATIYLFFEGKQDLVNQVYIEVKASFSDYAFETFTDDMDVEAGFELIWKRIAHFKLKEREEAMFLAQCDNTPMIDEPSRKEGIKHLQPLLDLWHRGKEEGVLKPVSDYLLYAYSINPLSFLMLAQHRGECVITEKTIIEAYQAAWDSIKL